A DNA window from Synchiropus splendidus isolate RoL2022-P1 chromosome 2, RoL_Sspl_1.0, whole genome shotgun sequence contains the following coding sequences:
- the LOC128754657 gene encoding polymeric immunoglobulin receptor-like, which produces MRQSLKIIFGFITAACVRVLPATGNQPKTCSSGSVHVTGFVGLSVCIKCAYPPKMKNGVKEFCRVNGDKCSNIISAPILNTTRKDRFLLENHKQQEHYRVTMSELTVDDSGKYLCRVNYGETHGCLTEVTLAVKKLDDVEPTVVPGVLGRSAEITCHYHNSHRDDDKCLCKGADPRTCDVQKIVPHREFKRSNYFRVVIRNLTEKDIDTYWCCSNTTWRHGVFQIKLSHSESHQRKKMSNSSSEVTEASDNRNILKETVPYIGLGLRLCLWVLIVVLFLVVVLRR; this is translated from the exons ATGAGACAGTCACTGAAGATCATCTTCGGCTTTATCACAG CGGCCTGCGTGAGGGTTTTGCCTGCCACTGGGAATCAACCGAAAACCT GTAGCAGTGGATCTGTTCATGTGACTGGCTTTGTTGGATTGTCTGTCTGCATCAAATGCGCTTATCCACCTAAGATGAAAAATGGTGTGAAGGAATTCTGCAGAGTCAATGGAGACAAGTGCTCCAACATCATTTCCGCCCCCATATTAAATACCACAAGAAAAGACAGGTTTCTCCTGGAGAATCACAAACAACAAGAGCACTACAGGGTGACCATGTCAGAACTGACCGTGGATGACAGTGGAAAGTATCTGTGCCGTGTTAACTACGGTGAAACACATGGCTGTTTGACTGAAGTCACCTTGGCAGTGAAGA AGTTGGATGACGTTGAGCCGACTGTGGTCCCTGGTGTTCTTGGCAGAAGCGCTGAGATCACTTGTCACTATCACAACAGTCACAGGGATGATGACAAGTGTCTGTGCAAGGGAGCGGATCCCCGCACTTGTGATGTCCAGAAAATAGTTCCGCACCGTGAGTTCAAAAGGTCAAACTACTTCCGTGTGGTCATCAGAAATCTGACCGAGAAGGACATCGATACTTACTGGTGCTGCTCAAATACAACATGGCGCCACGGAGTTTTCCAAATAAAGCTTTCTCATT CTGAATCTCACCAAAGAAAGAAGATGAGCAACTCTTCATCTGAGGTTACTGAAGCATCGGACAATCGGAATATTCTCAAAG aaactgTGCCGTACATTGGATTAGGACTCAGGCTTTGCCTTTGGGTTCTGATTGTGGTTCTCTTCCTGGTCGTTGTCCTACGAAGGTGA
- the LOC128754495 gene encoding CMRF35-like molecule 9 encodes MEIHSLMVLVCFLAGVSDVDAYHLRLTGKEGEDITITCSHSNAYSNTKYFCRGECDYEDVLITSKGPNTAKYHITDRGDDFDVTIYNLEVKDSGSYTCGVDRVGRDTYNEVHLTVVKKPREKTEPEEKKKEIGEKNETAEGQNVTDMPDGIEEHPPPSKTAVYIGLGLRICFWLLVLLPLLVFVLRRRRLGASSDRAERGFHYSASDPDAVVSSEVTVREG; translated from the exons ATGGAGATCCATTCTCTGATGGTTCTGGTCTGTTTTCTGGCAG GGGTTTCAGACGTGGACGCGTATCATCTGAGACTaacagggaaggagggggaagatATCACAATTACATGTTCTCACTCAAATGCTTACAGCAACACAAAGTATTTCTGCAGAGGAGAATGTGACTACGAAGATGTCCTCATAACCAGCAAAGGTCCAAACACAGCCAAGTATCACATAACTGACAGAGGGGATGATTTTGATGTGACCATTTATAACCTGGAGGTGAAAGACTCAGGATCATACACGTGTGGAGTAGACAGAGTTGGCCGGGACACATATAATGAAGTTCACCTCACCGTTGTCAAAA AACCACGAGAGAAGACAGAaccagaagagaagaagaaagaaattgGCGAGAAGAATGAAACTGCAGAGGGGCAGAACGTCACTGACATGCCAGATGGAATTGAGGAACATCCTCCACCATCAA AAACTGCGGTGTACATCGGATTAGGCCTCAGGATTTGCTTTTGGCTTCTGGTGCTCCTCCCATTACTGGTCTTTGTCCTACGAAGGCGACGCTTGGGAGCCTCCTCTG ACAGAGCAGAGCGTGGCTTCCACTACTCTGCTTCAGATCCAGACGCTGTTGTTTCCTCTGAGGTCACTGTGAGGGAAGGATGA